ATCGGTTCCGATCAGCTGTGCGTGGGGGACCGCAGCTCGAATTTGATGCAGTGTCCGGCCTGTTCCGGTGGCCACATCGAGAATTTTCAGGGATCCCGGAGCCCGGTCAGCGAAATGCTTCAAACCGCGTTTGAGCGGTGCCAGAACCCGTCTCCGCATGGCATCTGCCGTGCCGTTGAACAGGATCTCGACCTGCAGGTCATAAAGACCGGCGGAATGATCGCTCAGATAACCATCGGTTTGATGGTGGAAATTCTGGAGGTAATAATCGGGATACAGCGCCGTGTCGGTGTCTCGGGGAAGATCGCGAACGTTGCGCTCACGGCGACGATCCCACGTGGAGGGGAGATCCATCCACACCTGTGGATAACGGCTGACCCAGTCGAGCCAGGGCGCATCGAACAGCAACTGTTCGGGATAAATCCCTTCCTCAGCCTCCTGCCAGTCCTGTTCCTGGAGTTTGTTCATGTCCAGCCGCAATTCCCCAAGCACTTCGGCTGGAACGGATTCCGTCTTGGGAACGGCATCGGGTGCCACCCACTCCATCAACTTGGTGCTCAGCTCTTTATGAGCCAGGCCCGCGATGCTTTTGCCTTGCTGAAGCGTTTGGTACGCAAGCTTGCTCAGGGGCGTTGACGCCATCGCGGATTCAGACAACAGCTCTATTTCAGCGAATGTGACGCCCAACCGTGTGCCAAGCGGTCCACAAAAAAACCCGCCTCCAGGGAGGCGGGTCGTGGATCGAAACGATCGCTGATCAGGCGTCGTAGTACATGGTGAATTCGTGGGGGTGAGGACGCTGACGCAGCTGCTGAACCTCTTCGTATTTGAGGTCAATCCAGTTGTCGATGAAGTCATCGCTGAACACACCGCCAGCAGTGAGGAAGCCACGATCGGCGTTCAGAGCTTCCAAGGCACCATTAAGGGAAGCCGGGACCGTTGCGATCTTCGAAAGTTCTTCCTCTGGGAGTTCGAACAGGTCACGGTCTTCGCCGTCGCCGGGATCGATCTGATTCTTGATGCCGTCGAGCCCGGCCATCATCATGGCGCTGAAGGCCAGATAGGGGTTCGCCAGGGCATCACCGGAGCGGAATTCGAGGCGCTTGGCCTTGGGGCTCGGACCGGTGAGCGGAATCCGCACGGCGGCGGAGCGGTTGCCCTCCGAGTACACCAGGTTCACCGGAGCTTCAAAGCCCGGCACCAAACGCTTGTAGCTGTTGGTGGTGGGGTTGGTGAAGGCCAGGAAGGCGGGGGCGTGCTTGAGGATGCCGCCGATGTACCAGCGGGCGGTCTGCGACAGATTCGCGTAGCTGCCTTCGCCAAAGAACAGGGGCTGGCCGCCTTTCCAGAGGCTTTGGTGCACGTGCATCCCGGTGCCGTTGTCGTTGAACACCGGCTTGGGCATGAAG
The Synechococcus sp. PROS-U-1 DNA segment above includes these coding regions:
- a CDS encoding class I SAM-dependent methyltransferase — encoded protein: MASTPLSKLAYQTLQQGKSIAGLAHKELSTKLMEWVAPDAVPKTESVPAEVLGELRLDMNKLQEQDWQEAEEGIYPEQLLFDAPWLDWVSRYPQVWMDLPSTWDRRRERNVRDLPRDTDTALYPDYYLQNFHHQTDGYLSDHSAGLYDLQVEILFNGTADAMRRRVLAPLKRGLKHFADRAPGSLKILDVATGTGRTLHQIRAAVPHAQLIGTDLSESYLRQANRWLNAGDASLVQLIRANGESLPLADQSVQAVTCVFLLHELPAQARQNVLNEAWRVLEPGGVFVLADSVQMADSAKFAAVMENFRRVFHEPYYRDYIGDDIDARLVDAGFEGITAESHFMTRVWSARKPSAEAT